The following nucleotide sequence is from Glycine max cultivar Williams 82 chromosome 9, Glycine_max_v4.0, whole genome shotgun sequence.
ATGAAATAAGTGTTTCGCAAACTCAGAGTCACTGgtccaattaattttaatttgtttagtaCATGTACATGTACTACTCTATGGTTCAGTTTTGGGTGGAGTTAGGAgggttttatatttcttttcccTTGACTTGTTTTCTCATCCTGTATTGACTTGGTGGTTAATTTTAGGTGAGCATTCTTTATGCTTTAGTAAAACTTTTTGGTGGTtcatatttctaataattttaattacaacaaAGTCCTCTTAATTCTTCTGATACATCTAAACTCTAGATAACTCAAATTCATAATTAACTTCACGATTCTATTTGCAACCAAACAAcagttataaaagaaataattccaAAACTTAAAGCAAAGGATGAGAGTTGTGTCTCTCCAAAGCCATTCTCACATAGCCATTTAAAGCTTCTCCTCTCTGTCATCCAACCAATTTAATACTTGAACTTTCTTCATgtataacaaatatataaaaataccaTACAACAATTACAACGATAACATCAACTCCTTATATAACCTTAAAGTCAACAAAAGAATACACTTTCTCTGCACTAAACTTCAACTTGTATCTGGATAAGCTATGAGATAAATCCAAAGTCGTTGCAACCTCAACCTCATCCAAAATCTGAACAAAAacactttattaaaatattaaattaaaaaaagtcagCAAACATGAAGTCTAAATTCAGTTTAATTTAACTATCCcatatatgaaatatttactACTTTTTGCTTCATAgagaaataaagggaaaaaatTGAAGCTTTTCACATGAACCACATTTAGAGAAACCCTTCTatatatcaaaaagaaaaaaaaagaaaattttagaaaataacaaagattcATTAACCAATAATCATAGATATCAGAAATGCAAAAGCATGCTGAAAGTCACcaacaaacaaaaaaggaagcttAATGCAACAAACAAAAAGCATGTTGTCATTGGTTTCTCAACTCAGATTTGAGagaaatttttctaaaacaattatcATTCAGGACTGATGCCTCGAGGCACCATACAGGATTGGTTGTGGTGTGCCCTGTGGTTCTTCCACTCTGACCTCCCTGCAGTTCAACGTGTAAAAAATTAGACTGAagggaaaaggaaggagaattttgatttgttcaaCAGGTTTACAGGATATTCCTCCAGAAATGTCTTTGATCATATCAAATGGACCTGCAACTCCACCcatatattcttattttcaaaTGACATGGATAAACTCCAACAGAATTTCAGAAATAAATGCCCCGACAAAGCACAAAACACACATTTACCTCAAAAGAATTGGCTGGGAAAGCTAAAAGATACTGCATACGAGCTGGAGGACATCATGGACGAATATGCCTATTAAGAATTGAGGTTGGAGCAACAAGGAGAATCATACAAGGTACAATGCTCTTGCTTATCCTCTTTGCAACCCTAGCATGTTGTTTTCCGTTACAAAATTGCTGAGAGAATCAAAAGTATAAGTGAGAGATTAGGTGATATTGCTAAAGAAAGGGAGCAGCTTCATTTGATTGAGACAGACTCGGAGAGAAGAAGTGGAGTCGCTGATTCGCGCAAAACTAACTTCTCCATTACAATTGATAATCCGAGACTACTTTCTTTTGAGAACAGAGAAATTATTGAAGTTGGTTTTGCTTTCGATCAAAGTCTTCTCCATTGCATGATTaactaaaataaacaactaaagTGCCACCGTTGGTTGGTCTTTTACACCCAGTTAATTGTTAAAACATTTAGCAATGATTTGttgttttaagaataaaagaaacactctaattatatatttgtttacaaATATTTGTTACATCTttgacaagtgtaccaaatcgtacaagtaatataaaataaaaaatttaagtatcGTTTTCCCAAGAGACTGGTTCTATCTTTGACAATTTACACACTTTTTACTaactaaacaaaatataaagcaaACTTGAAATATCAAAGATTAAAACCAAGATAAAGATGAAAACAtggaaataaaactaataaaaagggTTTTTGATTCTCAAGAATCTAGATTGCGGAAAGGACTTACAAGAAACGATGATAATTAAACCACTCTCTCATACATACACAAGttaattatcaatatttgtTTGTCATTTCTTTGTTATTACCGACTCATAAAAATGCTCATTTTCTAATTCCTTACAAGAAGAGCCCAAGTACCATAGCTAAACTACCAATCCCTTACATAGCTTAACCAAGTTACttgttttaagaaaatgatggaATCAAAGATGATTAATGGGGTTTGCTCAACTCCTAGCAACAAAATCCATTATGTGTTCTTCTCCATTTCATAGTTCAAATTTGAAAGCACAAGAAAAACAATCTGAAACTATCAGTTATCATCACAACCCAACACTTTATTTACCCACTGCATGCCAAAGACATGTATAAAACATTGCCACCATAACAATAACGATCCTCATACACTACTGGCAACGCACAGCCTTCTGTAAACAATACGAACCACACACCCACAACATCAACATAGAATCACCAATTCATAATGCCGATGGAGACAGCATTTGGaaacaacaaatattaaattaaaagaaacagaATCAGAGCATGGATTCAACGTACTAGATCTTAGGAATCAAGCTTCCATAGGGATTGACCCAAAGAAAAGAGAACTTGGAGAGCTATGattagagaaagagagaataatACTATTGTAACCAATAGACCCTTGATTCTGTACGGCATATCTCTATTACTAGAGAACCCACCACTAAGGTGTGAATACTAGAACTGCAAATTACATAAATGATGGTCGCAGTGATTCAAATTGTTGCCAGAAGCATTGGCAACGAACCCTAATCCTTCCCTTGAGGTTCTCCCCTTGACCTGTACCACCTTCACGTCCTCTTTGGCCTTCTTCCCAATCCCCATCCCTTCCGTCCAGCCATACCCAGCGAGCAACGCCTCGCCGAAAACCTCGACGGGGACATCCTTGAACTCCTCCAACCCCTGGTCCTCCGGCAACCTCTGCAGATCTTCCTCCAGTTTCAGCTTACGCAGCAGCTCGGTCTCCTCCGGAGTGCGGCGCCACCGCGTGGTGCTGTGTTCGTTGTCTTGTTGGGGGTTCCACTGGTTTTGGATTGGGGGGATTGTGATTTTGGGGTTTGCGGGTTTGGAAGGGTCGAATTCGGTGATGTACTGTTTGGTTCCGTCGCTGTCGTCGTCCTTTCGGGTGGTGGAAGTGTCCACCGATTGGGGTTTTGCGGTGGGGATGGAGAAAGACAACTTCTTCATGGCTAAATGGACAAACaagaacaattttttattttcacaacgTCATCACGCAAGCCACAAGTTAGTTACTTATagtattcaattttaaaaaacaactatttgatttcatttaataaaatgatatattttgttttatagttAAGAATATTATACATCTAAATTATAtatctataactattaataatagaaattattcatttgatgtacatatttttttagacaATTTTGCTCtcatcaatttatattttttttaacaattgtcCTATTACTTTTTAgttagttacttttttttttaacttctaaaccttttttcttcttttttatttattttatttttgtttaaaatatatagaGAGGCACAAAATGTTTCTCTTCTCTAattactcaaaaaaaaaaaaaatactacaattgATTTTTACTATTAAATGCGGGCAAAAAATTTGTACTACTCATTTTGAGAATCTTATAAGCCTAATATTGATTTCGTGATTTcaagtttttatataaataatagtttGGTAAGCCTAATTTtgaagtttttattaaaaaaaaatacctggTAGAATGATCTCATGGCTTGGACGGGTTAAAATTATTGGTAACATTTAATCATTCTAACTTGTCTTGTTGACTTGGATATTGACAGATTTAGCGGATCTTTAAAATATAGAATCCTTCACGAATTCACTGTTGGTTCTTCTTATTCCGATTAAGGTAAATTgactaaaactttttttaataattttgttataaaaaaaagtactgcaacttttttttcttcttgtgatatttttcatatttttagtgccttttttattttaaattgtcaaattaatcttTGAAACTATATGCCAATTTCTAGTTAGTTCATgaattgaaagaaattaaaaaaaaatcgcaaAATAACTTCCGTCATTCACATAATTTGTTAGTTTCAGATACATTACATGATACCATTAAAATGCAATTTAGTTCATgtgtattatcattttaaatacaatttagtccttatagcTAAGCATTTTAAATTTGCAATTGTTATTGGTCCATCAACTTCAAAGTTACTTAATTGCCATCCACCGAGGACGAACGTGAATGACGGAAGTTACTTTCAAGAATACGGACTTTAtagttttattgataaaaagaaaCCTTTACGTACTTTTAATGACAAATCTGATCAATAACTTTCTGTTTAACCAAAGATATCTCAAACCATTAGTATGAgactatattttcttttgagtcAGACAAGTTATCGGAGTGAGGTTTGCTTCCTATCCAAGTCTTTTCCAATgtattattaacttaattaaacaactaaggTACCACTGTTGGTCTTTTTACACCCTGTTGGTTGTTAAAACATTTAACAGTGATTTAtagtttcaagaataaaaaaacatcctaattatatatttgttcacaaatatcatattttaaaatgtaatgtgTCTTCGTTCAAAAAGGGAAACATCAAAGAAAGTTTtgcaagtatatatataaatattggaTGCATATTTGATACCCAAAAAAAGGCACCACAAGGAAGGACATAAATAACGAATTTCGTTCCTGGCAGTTACAACCCGGTTTGGATTCAAAATATGTTGTTTCAGTTTCATCAACTGTCCCTTCACAACCAATTAATTAACGTTTGTCCGCCATCAAACGTATACATAACATACTCAATTCTTGGATTCACACAAATTCCAACAGCACACAATTTTCATTCAACCTTTTTGGGTTGTGTAGCATGCAagtaaaaggtaaaaaaatatatatatgaacaggaaaaggaaaagagaagagtCTCTGGCATGCCATGCGTGCATCATGCAAAGATGAGAGTGTTATCTTTACATTCATGTGTTACAATAGTTGCAATCTTAATTGTCTATTTAGTGTTTACACTATGATACTGTGTATTTATTCCCTGTTAAATATCCTTCTTTGGTTAATGGGAAGATGATGATGTCATCATAACCACTTGGCATGCCATATGCTAATGTATCCATCTCTGTACTTAATTAACTGTTATGCTTTATATTCCAATGGTAATTAATTTCAGAGGCAGATTCAGGAAATCACactttcatagttttttttcaCCTCTTTTTTGGGGTGTTTTGGAGATCTTCATGAATAAAAGTTAATGCATCACTTTCCGCCTGTTCTGTGCATTAGAAATCTAGAATATATTGCATGTTTGCCTCTCGTAAAGTTGGGTAGTGACACGTTACATATAAAAcaatatttgaaattgaaaatatttaagcaCGGTTGCAACtgttattttgatgttttgctTACTATTAGTTTCATTCACTAACATCTTGATGAAGATGctttaatattcaaattcaaagcaCTAAGGCTTATTGTCATGACTTTGGCTGTATATACAgggtatttacaaaaatatacacaactTATGATTTATAAAGGAATtcgaacaaattttttttatctgtaagaACATTGATTTACATTCAGTTTGTCCCTTGAGAAAACATTAATAGagaattttattctatttagtCGCGATAGTTCTATCTCTTTATTTGTCTCTCTCCAAGAAACAACAGTCTTCCTAGTTCCTAGTAATTCCTCATCAATTCTTCTGAGTATCATAGGAACCTAAGGCAAGCATCAAACAGTAAAGCCTGTTTTGAATGCCAGATTTCTGTaaagattattttgatttcctATTGTCATATTTGATACCCCAACAAATTACTAAGTTTCCTTTTGAGGGGAAAGGGTGTCTAAATTAAGTAGTAAAGGAGTATTAGTAAATTTAATGAGCTTTTACCTGCGTTCATGGCCATTTTGAAGCaacaagattttattttatgccaTCATTATTCAGGAATTATTtggaaagtaattaaaatgtttcAAATTTTAGCAAATTGATCAAGGGTACTCTTGTTTCACTATTTGTAGCTAATTGCAAGAAATCTTTCTATGCAAAACAAAGTAAGTCTATACATGATATTTTCTCAACAATCTGAGTGACAATAAAAACTATAATGATGCTTTTTATCACGTGCATATACACTCATCTATTTAATTTCTCCAAATTTGTTATGCTAGTTTCATTGTTGCAATCTGGTAAGTTTGTATACTAATTAATGCCTAAtaactattaaatatattttaggttGGAGGAAAGGGTGGAAGTTGGTGTCTCTGAAGATGAATTAGATGCTAGTGATGcttgatatataaaaaagatcaaataaaaTTGGTGCACCAAAAGTTTCCAgatgtggaagaagaagaacaacaatGACCGGTAAAAGTCCAATTACTCAACGGACAGCGAGACATGGCTCACACAAACTGTGCAAATTTGATTTATCGGATCTAGAATGGACAAATATGATTCCAGAGTGTCCAACATACCACCCATCAGAGCATGAGTTTGAGCATCCTTTAGTTTATCTGCAGAAGATTGCTCATGAGGCTTCTAAATATGGTATTTGATAACTGGTTaaggatttttttcttcttttaattacaTGTAGTTCATCAGTGTGTTGATGAGGTAAGGGCTTCATCTGTCATTAAACAGTTTACACCAAGAATTCCCTTTGTATAAGAAATTGATGCAGAATATTAGTATGGTTTGTAAATAAGTTGGCATTTTTTGCCATATAATGTCCAATTGCTATAATGACTTGATTATTCAGATGCTGATCAGTATGATCACTTTTATCTTGCAAATACAAATGCCAGGATTCTTTTAGAAGTGAAGGAGGGGGAAAATGAGGGAAATTAGATGGATAAAGAATTGAAGCTCTCATGCATGTCTGAGTTTCCTtcaaaattgaaaggaaaacccCCTATCTCCTctcaaaattaaacttatttaccCCTAAATTTGATCTTCTTACATCCATTTTGTTTGTCCTCCTAAGCATACTAGGGATGCTACTTAGTGACTCTTGCAATTCTTCATGTACTTTCCTTAGGCCTTCTTTCTAAAAGTGTCCTAGtcacaaa
It contains:
- the LOC100785211 gene encoding G-patch domain-containing protein, with translation MKKLSFSIPTAKPQSVDTSTTRKDDDSDGTKQYITEFDPSKPANPKITIPPIQNQWNPQQDNEHSTTRWRRTPEETELLRKLKLEEDLQRLPEDQGLEEFKDVPVEVFGEALLAGYGWTEGMGIGKKAKEDVKVVQVKGRTSREGLGFVANASGNNLNHCDHHLCNLQF